The following proteins are encoded in a genomic region of Synechococcus sp. ROS8604:
- a CDS encoding DUF309 domain-containing protein, with protein sequence MSARLDPRFQQAVDLFNRRAWYETHDAFEEIWHETAGPERRLLQGILQIAVAHVHLERGNLKGATILLGEGVGRLSSAQPGDLGLDLPSVRDQARLRLEALQHETDPVVLPVPELRDHS encoded by the coding sequence TTGAGCGCTCGCTTAGATCCCCGATTCCAGCAGGCCGTCGATCTTTTTAATCGACGTGCCTGGTATGAGACGCATGATGCTTTTGAGGAGATTTGGCATGAAACGGCAGGACCGGAACGTCGATTGCTCCAAGGAATTCTGCAAATCGCAGTTGCTCACGTTCATTTAGAACGGGGCAACCTCAAGGGAGCAACAATTTTGTTGGGTGAAGGAGTAGGACGTCTTTCTTCCGCCCAACCAGGTGATCTTGGGCTCGATTTACCCTCGGTTCGAGATCAGGCCCGTTTGAGGCTTGAAGCGTTGCAACATGAGACTGATCCTGTCGTACTTCCAGTACCTGAGTTGCGTGACCACTCCTGA